Within Sorangiineae bacterium MSr11367, the genomic segment GGCTCGTTGCGCGCCATATTCAGTCCTACCCCAAGACAGCGATCCGCATCTTTCAATCGCGGTCGTTGGCATGGTTCGGCGACCTCGATCCGGAATTCTGGAACTCGCCGTCGGTGGAGGCGCGAGACCAGTATTCCTTGGCCGACTCGCTCCTGTTGAACAGCAGCGACGCGACCGGCCTCGGCTGCATGACGAATCTCTACTTCGATAAGCGGGTCGTCGTCCCGAAAGCGCGGCAGGAGAGCCTATCCCGCGCCGGAGCCCACGTCGTCGCGGCGCTGCGAATCCGTCGCGCGATGGCCGGGCGGGTGCTCTCGCCGAACGATGCCGAGGCGGTCCTATCCCCGTCGGGGCGAATCGAAGAAGCTTCGGGCGGCGCAAAGACGCGCGTGGCGCGCGATGCGCTTCGCGACGCAACGGTCGCCATGGATCGGGCGCGCGGGCGCCTACGGCGAAGTGAGCCCGAGCGTGCGGTTGCGCTCTGGAAAGTGCTCGTGGCGGCGCGATGGTCACTGCTGGACCACTTCGATGGCGACGGACGGCGGTATGTGGTCGCTTACTGCAACGCCACGGAGCTCGCCCCCCACGAGCGTCTTACTCCCCGTGAACATCAAGTCGTTGCCTTGGCCACGCAAGGCCACTCGAACAAGAGCATCGCCTACGAGCTCGGGATCTCCATCTCGACAGTGGGCGTTCTTCTCGGCCGGGCGGCGCGACGCCTGGGTGTGAATTCGCGGGCCGCGCTCATCCGCACGTTCGAGGGGCAACGTCTTTACACAGCGAC encodes:
- a CDS encoding helix-turn-helix transcriptional regulator: MAATAKSSDPVTLIEQAYNFGHEDEGVWLEGVARGFHAVLPKRGLRGVHTYIYRRSGPTQIAMERNCLIEAKRLPTQEELRGLVARHIQSYPKTAIRIFQSRSLAWFGDLDPEFWNSPSVEARDQYSLADSLLLNSSDATGLGCMTNLYFDKRVVVPKARQESLSRAGAHVVAALRIRRAMAGRVLSPNDAEAVLSPSGRIEEASGGAKTRVARDALRDATVAMDRARGRLRRSEPERAVALWKVLVAARWSLLDHFDGDGRRYVVAYCNATELAPHERLTPREHQVVALATQGHSNKSIAYELGISISTVGVLLGRAARRLGVNSRAALIRTFEGQRLYTAT